Proteins co-encoded in one Lacerta agilis isolate rLacAgi1 chromosome 6, rLacAgi1.pri, whole genome shotgun sequence genomic window:
- the HENMT1 gene encoding small RNA 2'-O-methyltransferase produces the protein MDAKMQKDELTRTIKFMPPLYKQRYLFVKQLVSKHKPKKVADLGCAECRLLWMLKFCSCIEVLVGLDISEDVMKEKMHTLSPLPGDYLQPSERRLTIILYQGSVAHKDPCMLGFDMITCIEVIEHLEAEELDKFPEVVFGFMSPAMVVITTPNSEFNCLLPSVTLFRHPDHKFEWNRAQFENWAQDVAARYDYTVEFTGLGAPPPEKDVGSCTQIGVFVRKYQNDGPTHFEKCKEHVYKTLFKAEYPSLKDEKYLQNAVVNEVIWTAQKIARRLWDHVKTEYKKPCYDSETEAKFQPSHHSLRYFKHLPLTEANNKSLQPFINGNSVYIPLANIFSFPKVNKLCGTVETLSNLITGKVALSHDGSAVLIDAEYENEEMEN, from the exons ATGGatgcaaaaatgcaaaaggaTGAACTGACAAGGACAATTAAATTTATGCCACCACTATACAAACAACGCTACCTGTTCGTTAAACAGTTAGTGAGTAAACATAAACCTaaaaag GTGGCAGATTTGGGATGTGCTGAATGCAGGCTACTCTGGATGCTGAAATTCTGTAGCTGCATCGAAGTGCTTGTTGGGCTAGATATTAGTGAAGATGTGATGAAGGAGAAAAT GCATACACTATCTCCCCTTCCTGGTGACTATCTCCAGCCAAGTGAAAGACGTCTGACAATTATCCTCTATCAGGGTTCAGTTGCTCACAAAGACCCTTGTATGCTGGGCTTTGATATGATAACATGCATTGAAGT AATAGAACACCTGGAGGCGGAAGAGCTGGACAAATTCCCAGAAGTGGTATTTGGTTTTATGTCTCCAGCCATGGTCGTAATAACAACACCAAACTCAGAATTTAATTGTTTGCTTCCAAGTGTAACATTATTCAGACACCCAGATCATAAATTTGAATGGAACCGTGCACAATTTGAGAACTG GGCCCAAGATGTTGCAGCTCGCTATGACTATACTGTGGAGTTTACTGGATTAGGAGCCCCACCTCCTGAAAAAGATGTTGGGTCTTGTACACAAATAGGTGTGTTTGTGAGAAAATACCAGAATGATGGACCTACACATTTTGAGAAATGCAAGGAACATGTTTATAAAACG CTTTTCAAAGCTGAATATCCAAGCCTTAAAGATGAAAAGTACTTGCAGAATGCAGTGGTCAATGAAGTTATTTGGACAGCACAAAAAATTGCAAGGAGACTATGGGACCACGTAAAAACTGAATATAAAAAACCCTGTTATGACTCTGAAACAGAAGCCAAATTCCAACCATCTCACCATAGTCTGAGGTATTTCAAGCATCTGCCTTTAACAGAAGCCAACAATAAAAGTTTGCAGCCATTTATTAATGGAAACTCGGTCTACATACCTCttgcaaacattttttcttttcctAAAGTGAATAAACTTTGTGGAACAGTTGAAACATTAAGCAATCTCATAACTGGCAAAGTTGCACTCAGCCATGATGGATCTGCAGTGCTGATTGATGCTGAATATGAAAATGAAGAGATGGAGAATTAG